TTACTAAACATGCAGTTTTGAGTTTATGAATCAATTAATCTGTAGTTTTAGTTTTAGTACCAAAATTGGATAAAAGAAGGTGAATTGATTCTAACATAGTCCCAGTTGGAGCAATTGTGTGTTTTTTAGCTTAATTAATTGCATAGACGATGAGAAAGTTTTCGTATTAATTAACGTTAAACGTATGTCCATGGCGGACTATTGCATATGCAACATTGAGGCGTAGATATAGCTTGTTGAACTTCTTGGCAATTTGATTAATACTGCTTAAATGATGTGACTGCAGCTCCGGACAAAAAAATGGTTTTGCATGAAGATTCTAAAGATGCATCCTCCCATAAAAAAGGAGGGTCACAAGATGACAAGTCCCTGGTTGTTTGCTTTGGGGAAATGCTAATTGACTTTGTGCCCACTGTTGGTGGAGCTTCACTTGCTGAAGCACCTGTTTTTAAGAAAGCTCCTGGTGGTGCTCCTGCTAATGTCGATGTTGGAGTCGCAAGACTGGGTGGTTCAACAGGTTTTATAGGCAAGGTACATTAGATTCTGTGGATGCTGGTATTAATTTCTCCCTTGGCTTTTGCCTTTCTGCCTGGGATTTCTGTTAAGAAGAAGGATTTCTCCAGTAACATTTTGTTCCACACATTAAGAATAATGAAACATAGAAAGACGCTTTCAACCTGTTTACTGAAACCCCCCAACGGTTCAACTCTATATTGACTTTGTTGAGCATGGCATGATTCAAATATGCATCTTTCTCATATTGTGTATATAGCCCATTTCACAATCTCCAGACATGTATCCAAACAATGTTTTCTCTCATATCCCCTCGACACCGTTACAAGATGTGATGTAAGTTCCTTTTACTTTAGCATCAAGTTCGTTAAGGAACTTttaatttatgtattgaggtAAAAGtaatttgtatgtttatttttcttctcatgCAGAAAACCGACTCATCTACCTTCGCCTTTTGGTCAAAGAGCTCTGTTGATATTGAGCCAAGGTGTATTAGATTGCAGTTAAATAGTAACACTGCCAACACCCTTTTGGATACAGTGACTGCTGCAACTGTACAGGTTGGAAATTACTAAGATGTATAAACATTGATACTTGTTTTGAGATGTACATGATGCTTTGGTTCTATGTGAAAATTACTGGAGGTGGGCTGGATTAATCATTTCGTGTTTCAGTTATATATGTGTTCATTTTGAGTAGGGTGGTAAACTACAGAGATTGACTTATGTGCCTGAACTTTTAGACTCGGGCCTGTATTTCACATTGATCAAATAGGCATGAGTAGTGTACTTACATGAGGGGTAGTGTTTTGTTGTGAAGTAACGCCAGCTGATTTCTCTGTGCAAAAGTACATGAATATCAAATGTATTCATTCAATGCATAATCTCTATTGAACTCTATCATTCATTTTGCGAACTCATTGAAATTTGTTATCAACACCTATTTGGCCTTCTTTCTTATTTCGTTACTGCTGTTATTAGGTCCCTGATGAGGCAGTTACAAAATGCACGGCTTGTGGGTCAGATTTTGGGGCTTTATAGATCTCAGGGAGGCAGTATAGATCTCCAAAGAACTAAGAATGGTGTAAAACAGGTTCCCAATTCTAGTTACCAGGTTTCCAAATTATCTCCCCAGGTatgaatttgattttgtttaacTTGTCTCGATGTCTGCAACTGGAGAAATAGAATTAACAAATCCTGAGGCGAAAGTTCATCACATGGTGCTTGGTTCtgattgttggaaattttgggTAACTATTGTCAGAGTGGAGAATATATCTTTGTACCGCCCTACAAGTGAATTTCGTGTCCTGGAGGATGCTATATCTAATACAATTGCTTGGTCATCTAAGTACGTCGGAGTTGGAGAGTAATTTTAGTTCGTACTTAGACTAGAAAATGGTACTTTGGCACTACATGGATAGTACTTTATGACTTCTGTTGTTTATGTATTCATTAGTCACTACATGGATAGTactttatgatttccgttgtttatgtatttatttggaAACTCAAGTATTTTTAAATTCTGTTATAATATTATCAAGTATTTTTTAGATAGTTATTATATTGTAGTAAATATGCAATTTTGATGGTTATTctgtactaaaaaaatatatatatatatatatatatatttgttaaatagttttatttttttttaattctggaaaataatttataacggGCATTAGCTGTGGTCAATTAGTAATTGACAACGGCCATAGCACGTGGTGTTAGATCTCAATCTACAACGGGTACAATCCGTGGTTATATTGCATTTGACAACGGGCATTGCCCGTGGTAGAACCTGAGATTTTTTATCACATCCAGAATACTAACGGGCATAGTGTCCGTGGTGGATTGCAATTTATCACGGGCTTTCACCGTGATAGATGAGCTTTTTTCTTCTAGTGACATTGTTGTGAGTGAATTTCATGTTGAAGAAAGAATGGACATTGCATGTTCTTATAAGCAATTAGACTACttctcatattgtcaattaattttatattgaaaCCCAACTTTTTGTATAAACACAGAGTAGACTATCTCATTTGTAG
Above is a window of Malus sylvestris chromosome 15, drMalSylv7.2, whole genome shotgun sequence DNA encoding:
- the LOC126605022 gene encoding protein FREE1-like; protein product: MHLSHIVYIAHFTISRHVSKQCFLSYPLDTVTRCDKTDSSTFAFWSKSSVDIEPRCIRLQLNSNTANTLLDTVTAATVQVPDEAVTKCTACGSDFGAL
- the LOC126605023 gene encoding probable fructokinase-7 encodes the protein MANNLAPAPDKKMVLHEDSKDASSHKKGGSQDDKSLVVCFGEMLIDFVPTVGGASLAEAPVFKKAPGGAPANVDVGVARLGGSTGFIGKVH